GGTCGGCATACTTGCCGCTTGCCGGAAGCGGCTCGTAGCTAGCCTCGGCGCCGAAACATTCGGGCTGCTGTTTGCGCAGCCGTAAAGACTGCAGCGTCAGCCACAGCTTCGGCAGGCCTTCGTGCCAACGCTCTTGAATCTCGGGCGTTGAAAGATGTTGCAGTTCGTCCAGCAACTGTGTTCGGCGATCAAAAGCGACGCTGCGGCGATTGTCCGGGTCGACAAGGCTGAAGTCCCAGAGCTCTTGCCCCTGATAGATGTCCGGCACGCCCGGCGCGGTGAGCTTCCAGAGCGTCTGTGACAGCGCGTTCACATATCCGGCGTACTTGATCGCGTCCACGAACGTCGCGATATCGTCCAGCATGCCCTGGTCGGCGTAAAGCTTTTGAACGTATTCATCGAGACACGCTTCGAACGCGGCGGACGGTGCGGTCCATGACGTGTGCTCCTTCGCCTCGCGCGAGGCCTTGCGCAGATATGTTGTAAGTCGCTCCTGCTCAATGGGCCAGACGCCGACGAGGTTCTGAAACAACAAGTACAAGGTGTTCGCGTCCGGGAGACCGTCCTGCTGATAGGCCGAACCACGCTCCAGCCAACGCTTTACGGCGGCGGCCCATGCGTCCGGAATCTCGGACAATACCGCCAAGCGCGCGCGGACGTCTTCGCTGCGCTTGGTGTCGTGCGTCGTTGTGGCGAGCAACGTCTGCGGTCGATTCGCTTGGTTCTCGGCGCAGATCGCATGGAAATCGGCGGCGGACATGCCGAACCGCCCCGGATCGCCGCCGACTTCGTTGAGCGCGACGAAGCGGTTGTAGCAGTAGAAGCCGGTATCCTCGGCACCTTTGGCCATCGCCGGTCCGGTGAGTTGCTGGAAGCGCATCACGAATTCGGCTTCGTCCGAACCGCGCCGCTTCAATTGCAGCATGTCTCGCAGCAGATCGACCAGCTCTTTATCCAAGCCGGGGCGACACTCTTTCACGGCTTCGATGGCCGACGCGATGCGTCGTTCGTCGTCCTCGCCGAGGTGTTGATCTTCCGCCCGTGCGTACGTGCGATACACACTCAATTGCGCGATGGTCTCCGCCAACAGTTCCGTGGCTTCGCGGCGCGTGTAGTCGCGATACTTCCGACTCGCTTTGCAGATCGCCATGAACAGTACAACTAACCGCCGCACGTCGCTGCTGAACAGGTCGTGCAGCACGAGTCGCTTCTTCTCCAGCAGCAAATGTGGCCAGGCATTCGTATGCCCGGTTACTTCCCTGTACAGTCGAGTCAAAGTCTCTTCGCCCTCTGGATCGATCAGCAGTCCGAGGGCTGCGTTCATGAATTCATAACCGGTCGTGCCTTGGACGGGCCAATTGCCCGGCAGGCGTTCATTCACGGCCAGAATCTTTTCCACGACGATCCACGCGCGTGGCGTGCGTTCCCGCAGGCGCACCAGGTATCCATAGGGATCACGGAGCCCGTCGATATGATCGAGGCGTAGACCATCAATGACGCCCTTTTTCAACCATTGAGAGACGAGCGCATGGACGTCATTAAACACCTGCTCGTCTTCAATCCGTAAGCTCGCCAATCCCGTCACATCGAAAAAGCGGCGATAGTCGATTTCCTCCCCGGCCGTGCGCCAATACGCAAGGCAGTAATTCTGTCGGCGGAGCAAGGCGTCGAGCATTTCCGCGTCATAACTTATCTTCGCCATCGCGGCGTCAATCGCCGACGCGACCTCCGGATCCTCCGCAATTGCCGCACGCAGCAGGCCCTTTAACACAGCCGCGTCGCGCAGGCGGAGATGAATGAGCGCCTGATCCGAGGTGCTGGCGTCGGGTAAATGCGCAAATGCGTCCGCGAGAAAGGCGATTCGATCGGATGGATACTGTTCGGCGGCACGACGCAAGATGTCGTCCCAAGTGCGCGGCGACAGCGGAAAAGTGTCGTTGTGATAGCGAATTACGAATTCATCCTCGCTCAACTCGACGCGAAGGCGCCCGCCGTCGACGACCCGGCCATAGTGATCTTCCAGGATTGGCAATAAAATGCGATTACGGTTGGATTCTTCGCCGCCGCTCCAGTCGACGTCGAAATAACTTGCGTAGAGACTGGCTGGGCCGTTCTGCAACACGTCCCGCCACCACCGATTGGCGCTGTCGCCGACCGCCATGTGGTTGGGGACAAAATCGAGCAGTTGACCCAATCCCGATTCGCCAAGCGTCACGCAAAACCGCTCGTGGGCTTCCGCGCCTCCTAGCTCCTGGTTCACCACCGTGGGATCCACGACGTCGTATCCGTGCGTGCTACCGCGAGCGGCTTGCAAGTACGGAGAACAATAAGCGTGACTAATGCCCAGTTGCGATAGATAAGGCGCAATGGCCGCCGCCGCGTCAAACGGAAATGCCGCATTCAATTGCAGGCGATAGGTCGCCCGAGTTCCAATGGGACCGACATGTTCGAGCGTCACGCGTATTCTCCAAGGACTCGATGCGCCCGAACGATGTGCGCAAGATGAACGCCCGACATGCCGAGCGGGTCGTGGCTACCCACGGGCCAATGGCAATGGCTCAGCGCCGTGGCGACGCATCACGCGCTCGGCCAACGTGATCCAGGTGATCGGATCTTCCGGCTGCAATTCCACCGCGACCAGTGTCTTGTCCGGTAATGCGGCCTGGTCGTGGAAGTTCGCCGGCTCGCTTTCCGTTCCCCGCGTCATCATCGCGCCCACGAAGCCGCCCACCAAGGCCGCGGCCAACGGGATCAGGGCGCCCATCAGCATGCGGGGCTGATCGTCGCTGTTCATGGCCCCGAGGGCGATTGCCATCACACCGCCTAGGACGAGCCCAGCGATTGATCCGATGGCGATCCACTTGACCGTCAGGCGACCAGCCGGCGGCTGCGTGTCGACGCTGCTGAAGCGACGCCTAATTTCCGCGGCGTCACTGACCACGGTGATCCGGTCCCGCGGCAGCCCAGCGTCCAGCAAATCCTGGACGATCTGCTCGGCGTCAATCACTTTGTCCAGCAGGACTGCCCGCGTCGGTGTATCGGTGGCCGATGCCTGTATGGTCGTTGCAGTTGCCATGGTTGCACCGAGACTTGAGTTGCGTTGAATCGCGTTCACGATGGTCAATAAGCAAGCGTCATGCCAAATCCCATGTGCAATTCCAGCGAAGAACGATGATTCCTTTCCAAATAGGCGCCTGCAGAGCGCTCGCGGCCACAAATCAGTCGGTTGGCGCAATGAACGATGTCGATATGCTCAGGCTACTTGGAGGCGGGGAATCTGATTTGCTTCCTCGCTGCTCAAAGTACGCATTCCGCACTGA
This genomic window from Planctomycetia bacterium contains:
- the treY gene encoding malto-oligosyltrehalose synthase, which translates into the protein MTLEHVGPIGTRATYRLQLNAAFPFDAAAAIAPYLSQLGISHAYCSPYLQAARGSTHGYDVVDPTVVNQELGGAEAHERFCVTLGESGLGQLLDFVPNHMAVGDSANRWWRDVLQNGPASLYASYFDVDWSGGEESNRNRILLPILEDHYGRVVDGGRLRVELSEDEFVIRYHNDTFPLSPRTWDDILRRAAEQYPSDRIAFLADAFAHLPDASTSDQALIHLRLRDAAVLKGLLRAAIAEDPEVASAIDAAMAKISYDAEMLDALLRRQNYCLAYWRTAGEEIDYRRFFDVTGLASLRIEDEQVFNDVHALVSQWLKKGVIDGLRLDHIDGLRDPYGYLVRLRERTPRAWIVVEKILAVNERLPGNWPVQGTTGYEFMNAALGLLIDPEGEETLTRLYREVTGHTNAWPHLLLEKKRLVLHDLFSSDVRRLVVLFMAICKASRKYRDYTRREATELLAETIAQLSVYRTYARAEDQHLGEDDERRIASAIEAVKECRPGLDKELVDLLRDMLQLKRRGSDEAEFVMRFQQLTGPAMAKGAEDTGFYCYNRFVALNEVGGDPGRFGMSAADFHAICAENQANRPQTLLATTTHDTKRSEDVRARLAVLSEIPDAWAAAVKRWLERGSAYQQDGLPDANTLYLLFQNLVGVWPIEQERLTTYLRKASREAKEHTSWTAPSAAFEACLDEYVQKLYADQGMLDDIATFVDAIKYAGYVNALSQTLWKLTAPGVPDIYQGQELWDFSLVDPDNRRSVAFDRRTQLLDELQHLSTPEIQERWHEGLPKLWLTLQSLRLRKQQPECFGAEASYEPLPASGKYADHVVAFVRSGKVAAISHRWLRRRAGAWEGTTIALPAGEWQSCLSGEHFSGEVAMEQIFASFPAALLRLEKMN